CACCGACTACGCGTTCTACTACTTCGCCCCTCTCACTAGTTGGTggtacatcatcatctactTCACAATGGCTCTTGGTGCCAAATACAACGAACGAcccgccttcctcctcgggaAGCTGTTCGCTTGCGCTGCTCTTCACACGGTGTTCATGCACTACACCTTCCTCATGTCCAGCATCTTCAAGGTTCTCAACGCGGTATTCCGGATTCAATGGTCAGCGAAAGAATGGTCATTCCGTGTCACACTCGACTTATACATCGTCTGGTGCGGGATGTTCTGTGCATACGCATACATCAAGTTCAAGGAGTACAAGATCGCCGACCgaccctccttccctctcatgCGAAACGTGACGCTGGGCGCCAGTGCTCTCGGTATGATCTGGTATTTCTGGTTCCAActtcacctcctcaacaagtTCGTCTACAACGAATATCACGCTGTCGTCTGCGTCGTCCCCATCATGTCGTTTGTATTCCTTCGAAATGCCTCGCCTTTGCTCCGATCGTGCAGCAGCAAGCTGTTTTGCTTCATCGGTCAATGTTCCCTCGAAACGTTCATCCTCCAGTTCCACGGCTGGTTAGGCTCCGACACGAAATCGATCTTACTCGTTATTCCTGCAACTCGATGGAGACCTGTCAACTTGGTGATCTCGACAATCTGTTTCGTTTGGCTTAGTTATCGAGTGTCCGGTGCGACTGGTGAGATCACGGAGTATATCGTTGGGAAGGGTAAGAAGAGTCTACCGTTACCAGCTACTGCGGGAGCAGGTGGTGCGAGCGAGCCTGCACCTGTTGCGACGACGACAGCAGCTGCGGTTCAGGCTGTGGTGGAAGGACCGAAGGACGGAGCGGAGGGTGGTGTACCTGAAAGCATCCCGTTGATGAACCAGGCGAATAAGGACTTGAATGGATTGGGCGTACCAGAAGGAGCAGAtatggaaagaagggaaagttGGCCAGTGGTGAGTCAGAGTCGCTTGTCACCTTGGTTCCTTCTTATAAATTCTTGGCACAACGCTGACAGTCTTCTCTTGAATGTGTTGTAGTGGATGGCAGCAACGGCCGCTTCATTTTCTGGTCGAACGGCCGAAGGTTACGCAGGCACAGACACAAGATGGAAAGATCAAACTGTTCTCAACGTACTGCGCAATATCAACTCCCTGGCCCAGAAGCACAATTCGGTGAAATTGGGTTTGGTATTGGTAGGGTTGTGGTTTTTGAACTGGATCTATTAGAGATGTTTACGCTGTGGTAAAAATGTAGAGACAAATCAGATCATAGGGAGTAAGGGTGATAGAGTGAACGGGAGTATAGATTCATATGCATATTTTGGCCTTTGGTTTAGGACAGTTTGTCGTTCGAGCCATTGAGTTTCATCGAATTCTCGACTGTTAAATACAGTAATACAGTCCTGCATGGATAGAGTAACGATGCCTCTACTGTCTCATGCGGCGTCTCAGTGAAGTCGGACTGGCCGTGCCGACGCGGACTGTGTGCACGAAGACCCTATACAGCTGTACTAACTTGACTAATCACGGTAATAGTGTCAGTTAGGTGTATTTGAAAGGGTAGTGGTCAGACGCAAGTGTGGACATTGAAGTGAGCCGAGGGGTAATAGGGGTAGATATGGTAAGGAATGTGTGGACAGCTATAGTGGGTGGATGAGTGCCTGAGTGTGAGTCCGGGAGGGTGAGAGGTCGGCAAGGCGTGATTTAACTGAGAAGAACATTCTTGCTGATGAGAAGTTCCATGTAAATTACCAACTCTCAttgcatcatcatccacttTCCGTCTACTCCTAACTAGTCGCAGCTCGACACTATGCTCATATTGTATTTGTACGAATGCTTATTTGTCCCATCCCGTCGTCTAAAGCTCGTCGTGACTGAAAGGTGCCTGCTCATCATCGTAACCAGAACCGCCAGCGCCACCGTACAACTTGGCGGTGATAGGCTGCAAATGAGAAGGAAATCAGAATACTGATCTGACAATGGTTAAAATCTCTTCTCTACTCACCGCAATGGCAGCTTGGAGCTCTGAGAGCTGCTCCTCGTACTCCTCAGCCTCAGCTTCAGGGTTAGACTCGAGCcactcggtcttctccttgatagcCTCGAGAATTGTCTCCTTGTCGTCACCTGAGAGCTTACCACCGAGACCCTCAGCGTCGTTGACCTGAGACTTGATGGAGAACAAGGAGTCTAAAATGTGTCGTCAGCTTGCGTGCCGTTCAGTGCCGACTGTAAACTCACTCTGCAAGGCGTTCACGGattcgatcttcttcttgatggcgGCATCCTCGTCGGCGAACTCCTCGGCCTACACAATGAATTAGTACGTTGTCACCACTTGGATAtgaaacaactcacctcctggaCCATTCGCTCGATCTCCTCAGCGGACAATCGTCGTTGGtcgttggtgatggtgatggacTTAGACTTGCCAGTCCCCTTGTCAACTGCTGAAACTTTGAGGATACCGTTGGCTAGTGACGACCAAGTTAGCTGCTGCACGCTTCTGGGTATAGGAGAAGACTTACCATCAATCTCAAATGTCACCTCGACCTGGGGAACACCTCGGGGAGCGGGGGGGATCTCGTTAAGATCGAACTCTCCCAACATGTTGTTGTCCTTGGTCATTGATCGTTCACCCTCGAAGACTTGGATCCTGACGGTGGGCTGGTTGTCAACAGCGGTAGAGAAGATCTGGGACTTCTTGGTGGGGACGACGGAGTTTCGGCCAATGAGCTTGGTCATGACTCCACCAGTGGTCTCGATACCTAGGTCGGGTCAGCAAGAGTCAGGCCAAGTGATGCAGAACACTTACCAAGGGTCAAAGGACAGACGTCGATAAGGAGGACACCACTGCTTCCCTCCTCACCGGAGAGGATACCACCCTGAACGGCAGCACCGTACGCAACAGCCTCGTCAGGGTTGATACCCTTGGAAGGCTCCTTGCCGTTGAAGTACTCCTTGAGGAGCTGCTGGACCTTGGGGATACGAGTGGAACCACCGACGAGAACGATCTAGAGTGTTTTGTCAGTTGTGGAATGGAACGCTTTGACCGCGTCGACTCAcgtcgtcaatctcgtccttcttgacaccggCATCCTTGAGAACCTGCTCAACGGGCTTCATGGTCTTCCTGAAGAGGTCCATGTTGAGCTCCTCGAACTTGGCTCGGGTAAGGGTCTGCCAGAATCGTCAGTGTACATTCCATGATTCAAATCGTTGcacttcactcacctcggcgAAGTCGTTACCGTTCTCAAAAGCCTCAATCTCGATCTTGGTGCTCATCTGACTGGACAAGGTCCTCTTggccttctcgacctctcgcTTGAGTTTACCCATAGCTCGGTTGTTCTTGGAAACATCGGTACCGGACTTGGTCTTGTACTGCTTGACGAGGTAGTCGATGACTCGGTTGTCGAagtcctcaccaccaaggTGGGTGTCACCAGCGGTGGCCAAAACCTCGAAGACACCGTCCTCaatggaaagaagggacACATCGAATGTACCACCACCGAGATCGTAGACAATGATCTGAGACTCAGCCTTGCCGGTTCGGTCAAGACCGTAGGcgatggcggcggcggtgggcTCGTTGACGATACGGAGGACGGTAAGACCGGCGATTGTACCGGCGTCCTTGGTAGCGGATCGCTGGGCGTCGTTGAAGTCTGCGCGATGTCAGCAGAGTCTACAAGATCTGCAATTTGAGTAAACTCACAAGCAGGGACAGTGACAACGGCGTGGGTGACTTTGTGACCAAGGTACGCCTCGGCagtctccttcatcttggtcAAAACCATGGCGGAGATCTCCTCGGGGGTCTATAAAGGTTTCTGTCAGCTAAACCTATCTCGAATGAATATGGTAGCTGTACTCACAAAGTCCTTGAGGTCACCTCGGTGGTTGACCTGGATCATTGGCTTTCCAGCCTTGTTAACGATCTTGAAAGGCCAGTGCTtcatatccttcttgacgtcGGAGTCACCAGCGGATCTTCCGATCAATCGCTTAGCGTCAAAGACAGTGTTCTCCGGGTTGTTGGCAGCCTGGTTCTTGGCGGCGTCTCCAATTAatcgttcttcttcggtgaAAGCGACCCATGACGGTGTGATACGGTTACCTTGGTCGTTTGCGATGATTTCGACCTTGCCACCTCGTTGAACACTGCAAAGTGCATCGAGTGGGGATCAGCGATGTGCTGCAGACTGTGCTACAAAGTAGATTGCAAGAGACTCACGCGACACATGAATAAGTTGTTCCCAAATCAATACCGATAACAGTTCCGACATCtacctccttgtcctctgcTCTGACCTGACTTCCTACGGGTAGGAAACagacgatggcgatgaggacgaaagcgaagagagagagttTTGACATCAATGAAGATGCAGGACTTGATCGTCTCGTGGGACGAATTGTTCTTTTGGGGTATGCCATGGTGGCGACAATCTATCAAAGTTCGTCGTtagttgacgaagaagagagatgaaagagaaagaggggggagatgaggatggattTTTGTAGAAGGTGGACACGCTGGAAGGTCACTCTGACTGAGGAGGGGGGGGATTGAGTTGTCAACGTGGCACCCTCCTTGTGATTCTACGTGGCGAATTACCTGTACGCGACTTTTCCCCTATTTTATCCCAAATGCTTCCGTCGGTAATTACGAACCACACCCATCAACTCTATTCTACAAGCTGTTCACCGGTATCGTCCTCCATCCTTCTAGATACATCTAGCAAAAGAATTATCTACCACACACAGCCCACCCTTTGAGACACAGCCCAGGCAAGATGTACTCTACGCTACAACGGCTGAATCATCTATCCTCTCTGGCCACCACATATGTTATGATCCTACTGGGACTCATCTCAATTGCGTCACTATTCGCTCTACCTGCAGTTGATGTTGGCACGGTGGATGTAAAGGATCTCATCGTGTTAGTCTAACTCTTCTCCCATGCTCTATGAGGTATCATCTAACGTGACCTTGCTTAACTGCTCAGACAAAAAGGCCGACTGCGTCGGTGGGCTGCTAAAGAGGAAGAAATCGCATCTATGCGATTCGACATCCGAACCGATCTCAACCCATTACTAAACTCATATAACACGAAACAACTTTTCCTCTACCTCACAGCCGAGTACGACGAAGCGACAACAGGGAACACGCACGATGTGGTGCTCTGGGACAGGATCGTCACGCGTGGAGACATGAGGGATATTCGAGCCGTTGGGAAAAAGTTACCAAGAAgtaaaggagggaagaaaggacgagGGAATgtgagagtggaggaagggaagaacaagtATGCGTGGAGGAATCCATCGGGAACgttcaagtgagttgggCCCAAGTCTTGGTCGCCATGCCAAGTCTGGTGTACTGCAGGTAACTAAGCCGATCATACATCAACCACTAGGGAGATCCCCTCGGCCAACTTGACACTGCATTACTCGCTCATGCCCTATGTCGGCGTGTTGTCATCAGGAGTTGCAGCGACGGCACAAGGGCCCGTGTCAATCCCAGAGGTGATTAAGAGATGAACCTAATGGTGAGTAAATATCTGTTCTGGCTGTTTCAGCTGAGATAGTCGAATTTACGGTTTCCAAAGCTTATTcgatgttcttcctcctcagttGTACGATATATGCATAATCTAATCTACGCACAATCTCGTTGTTACAACGAACATGGAGAATCAGTTGGGCATGACCGCAGATActgtgggaggaagggggtcCGAGCTCATATGGTGATCCGAGTTTCCCCTTTTCGCTGATGGAACGCCTTTGTCTTACCTTTGCGCACCGACCACCCGCACCTTCCCAAACGCCC
This genomic interval from Kwoniella shandongensis chromosome 5, complete sequence contains the following:
- a CDS encoding chaperone DnaK — protein: MAYPKRTIRPTRRSSPASSLMSKLSLFAFVLIAIVCFLPVGSQVRAEDKEVDVGTVIGIDLGTTYSCVAVQRGGKVEIIANDQGNRITPSWVAFTEEERLIGDAAKNQAANNPENTVFDAKRLIGRSAGDSDVKKDMKHWPFKIVNKAGKPMIQVNHRGDLKDFTPEEISAMVLTKMKETAEAYLGHKVTHAVVTVPAYFNDAQRSATKDAGTIAGLTVLRIVNEPTAAAIAYGLDRTGKAESQIIVYDLGGGTFDVSLLSIEDGVFEVLATAGDTHLGGEDFDNRVIDYLVKQYKTKSGTDVSKNNRAMGKLKREVEKAKRTLSSQMSTKIEIEAFENGNDFAETLTRAKFEELNMDLFRKTMKPVEQVLKDAGVKKDEIDDIVLVGGSTRIPKVQQLLKEYFNGKEPSKGINPDEAVAYGAAVQGGILSGEEGSSGVLLIDVCPLTLGIETTGGVMTKLIGRNSVVPTKKSQIFSTAVDNQPTVRIQVFEGERSMTKDNNMLGEFDLNEIPPAPRGVPQVEVTFEIDANGILKVSAVDKGTGKSKSITITNDQRRLSAEEIERMVQEAEEFADEDAAIKKKIESVNALQNSLFSIKSQVNDAEGLGGKLSGDDKETILEAIKEKTEWLESNPEAEAEEYEEQLSELQAAIAPITAKLYGGAGGSGYDDEQAPFSHDEL